CAATCCGTCGAAGGCTTGATTGCCACCCTCTCTCCCGAGCAGCAATCCTGGCTCAGCGCATACCTCGCGGGCTTGTCTACCTCAGTGGCACCTGTTGCTACCGCACCCGCGACCAAGCCCAAGGTCACCGTTCTCTACGGCACCGAATCTGGTAACTCAGAGAGCTTGGCAGACCAAACAAGCAAGCGACTTAAAGGAGCTGGCTACAAACCCAAGGTAGTCAACATGGCCGACTACGATGTAGCCCTGCTGCCTAAAGAAGAAGTGTTGCTGACTATCTGTTCAACCTGGGGCGATGGTGATCCACCCGCAGATGCCGAACCTTTTTTTGATGCACTCATGGCCGAAGACGTAGCCAAAATGGAGCATACACGCTTTTCAGTCCTCGGCCTGGGCGACACCTCTTATGAGAAATTTTGCCAGTGCGGCAAAGATCTCGATTCCCGCTTCGTTGCCCTAGGCGCACAACGCCTCAGCGATCGCGTCGATAGTGACGTCGAATTTGATAAACCCTTTGAAGACTGGCTGGGGGCCATCGAGAAAGCACTGGGGGCCGGTGCCGCACCTGTGACAGCAGTTGCGACTACCACCACAGTTGCGTCACCAGCCGTTGAATATACCAAAAAGAACCCCTTCCCATCACCCGTCCTCGAACGGGTGAATCTCAATGGGGCCGGCAGTGCTAAAGAAACAATCCATGTCGAACTCGGGCTGGAAGGTTCGGGCTTAACCTACAAACCAGGCGATGCCTTGGGAGTAGTGCCTACAAATGCTCCCGAGCTCATCGAAGATTTCTTGAAAGCGACTGGCTTGAAGGCAGAAGACTCGTGGAACGGATCACCCTTAGGCGATCAGCTCGTAACCGATTTCGACATCCGCACGCTCAGCAAGACGTTCGCGAAAAAATATGCCAAAGCGGCGGGCAACAGCGATCTCGACGCTTTGCTCAACGATGCCGAAAAGCTGGATAACTATATGTGGGGACGAGAAATTCCTGACCTCATCCAGGATTATCCTGCTAAATCAACGCTAGAACTCCCTCAAATGATGGAGCTTCTTCGCGGCCTCACTCCACGTCTTTATTCGATCGCATCCAGCCTGAAAGCACATCCAGATGAGGTGCATCTGACCGTTGGCGTGGTGCGCTACCAGACGGGAGAACGCCTCCGTGGGGGAATTTGTTCTACCTATTTAGCCGACCGCTGTGGCGACGCGATCAACGTCCCCACCTACATCCATACAAATAAGAATTTCTTCCTCCCCGAAGACACCGATACCCCCATCATTATGGTCGGGCCCGGCACTGGGATTGCTCCCTTCCGCGCATTTATCGAAGAACGGGCCGCCATCGGAGCTCAAGGCAAGAGCTGGCTGTTCTTCGGCGATCAACATTTCGCCACCGACTTCCTCTACCAGCTAGAATGGCAAGATTATTTCAAATCCGGAGATCTCACCAAGATTGACTTGGCTTTCTCTCGGGACACCGCCCAAAAAGTCTATGTCCAGCACAGGATGCAGGAACGGGCGAAAGACCTCTACGCCTGGCTTGAAGAAGGCGCGTACTTTTACGTCTGCGGCGATGCGAGCCGCATGGCTAAAGACGTCCACAACACCCTCATCGACGTCGTAGCTCAAGAAAGCGGAAAATCACGCGAAGACGCCGAGGCCTACGTCAAAGCCCTACAGAAAGAAAAACGCTACCAGCGCGACGTGTATTGAGCGCCAGCTGGACCGCGTGGCTACATCAAGCTGACAGCCTGCGTTTCCGGATCTCCTTCCAAGCATCTAGGCTGAGGGTTTCGGTATAGATGCTGGCACCGCTAGACTGACGGATGTGGACACCGCCATTGGTTTTGATAATCGGAATGTAAACGCTGATACCGACAATCTCTACATCATTCCAGATGCCGTTGGAGCCCTGGATTTGGATCTTGTCGCCAACTCTGGTATGTCTTGAGAAGAAAAGGGCAATGCTCGCAAGAATATGTGTGACTTCGCCCTTAAAGAGCCCGAGAAGAATCGTGGCAAAAAAGGAGATAACATGGAGGTTCGTGAGATCGATAGGGTCGTTCATAGCGTATAGTGGTTGAATGATACTTGTCTGAGACGTCCTCAGGATGCTGGAAGAGACTTTAGAGACTTGAGGGCCGATACAGTCAAGGGATGAGGCATTCATTCCCATCACGCTTCGAGCTCCCAAACCGATAGAAATTGAGCCGAGCTTCAGTCTCCTAATATCACGTCAATCGCTCTTCATTACGGCTTAATAATAGCTACACTCCCCACGCACTATTTCAGCCTTATCGAGAATTTAGAACGGGAAGGATTAGTCAAAGTCACAAGAACCTAAACATCTCCATAACGTCCCTCTGCAGAAACATCGAATGTCCTTTTGCTCGAGAAACCCTAAAAGACTATTACACAAGCATACCATGCCAGACTACATCATGATCAAAGTCTACAACCTCCTTCACTTCGCCGGGATTTTTCTGGTGTATTTAGGTTATGGAGGCCTGATCTTTCGAGCTGCTCTAGGCAGTGAAGACAAAGCGCTACGCAAGTTTGGCGGAATGATGAGCGGGATCGGGCTGTTTTTAATTTTGCTGGGCGGCTTTGGCATGCACGCACGCCTCGGTTATTCGCACGGTGATTTCTGGTTTCTCGCAAAGATGGCCATCTTCCTCGTCCTGGGAGGCAGCATCGCCCTCATCAACCGGAAGCCTGCGCTCAATAAGGCATGGTTTTTCATGACCCTTGCCCTGGGTTTAATCGCTGCCTACATGGGCTCGTTCAAGCCGACGCTGGGAACAAGTGAGCTGGCATCAGAAGAAACTATTGAAGCGACCGACACCCATGAGTGAAGATTAGTTGAATGGCCTGTGTAGCGTTTGGCGAAATACTCTGGGACGTCATTGAGGGTAGAGAATACTTGGGCGTTGCACCGCTCAACGTGTGTGTTCATCTGGTTCAACTCGGACTGAATGACGTCAGCATTTACTCAGCGGTCGGCTCAGACCTACGCGGATCGCGCGCGCTTAAGAATCTCGAAGCTAGGAATTTCGATACCATCGGTGCGGGCGACGCCCTAATTGCAGGATATCTTTTTGACGTGCTACACGGTTATACACCTCCTGCATCTCTCGACCTCGGAATGCGCCTAACGGATAGCGTGGTGTCTCATGCTGGAGCTACCCCAGTGATTGACGCACAGCGCATCCTGCCTTCCTCATAGGGTATGACTCCTTTGCGCCCTGCCCTACTGATTTTTGTTTCTTCCGTCATTTTCGCTGAGACTCCCCGGGAGAGCGGCATTGATTTTCCTGGAAATCCCGGTCCACACAACGCCATCACCGACGTGAACGGGGTCACAGTCGGCCATACTCAGGTGATCAAAGATCAGGACAACGGCACCCCTCTAGCGCGCTCCGGAGTTACGGCACTACTACCAAGAGGCACAACACACGACCCGGTTTTCGCGGGTATCCATGCGCTCAACGGCAATGGCGAAATGACAGGAGCGCACTGGATTAAAGAAAGCGGATTTCTGGAAGGCCCGATCATGATTACCAATACACACAGCATTGGTGCGGTGCATGAGGGCACCATTCTGTGGATGCGTGAACGCGCTTACCATGACGGGGGCCTCGCCGCCCTCCCAGCTATCGCGGAGACCTGGGACGGTTTTCTCAACGATATCAATGGCCTGCACGTACGTCCTCAGCACGCAATTGAAGCACTCGACACAGCCAGCTCGGGACCCGTTTCTCAAGGTAACGTCGGTGGTGGAACGGGTATGGTATGCTTTCGATTTAAGGGCGGCATCGGAAGCAGCTCGCGCGTTTTTGAGATAGAGGGCACCGAGTACACACTCGGTGTTTTGGTCCAGGCGAACTTCGGCCGTCGCCGAGATTTTACGCTACGTGGCATTCCAGTAGGCAAATTACTGCCAGAAGGACGTGCGCCGCTTCCAAAGCGTGGCGCACCAGCTCAGACCGAGCCCGAGGGCAACTCCATTATCGCCATAGTGGCGACGGATGTCCCCCTGCTACCCCACCAACTCGAGCGGGTGGCTCAGCGCGTCAGCCTGGGCGTGGGTCAGACCGGCGGAACAGGTAAAAACTCATCCGGCGACATATTTATCGCATTTTCTACTGCCAACCAAGGTGCATGGAGTGATCCAGGGTCTAGCTATCATACCTTATCGGCTATCAATAATGGCTCAATCGATCCCGTATTCGACGCAACAATCCAGGCTACGGAAGAAGCAATCATCAATGCCTTGTTTGCAGCCGAAACGATGACCGGCCGAGCAGGCAATACGGTGTTTGAACTGCCTGAAGACGAAGTCGTTGAGCTTTTTGAAAAATAGCGGCTCAAATCCGAATACATGGTGTCTTTTCAGCTTCCCTTTTGTAGATGCTCAATATCGCTGCAATCAACCCGATGATTAACAGCTAGATATTTTTGCTTTATCGAGTAGGGTATCGATTACACACGCGCTCAATGATTCACGACCGTCCTTATATGCAATCTCCCTACCGCCCGCAAAAGCTGGGTTTTTTAGTGGTCTTTGCGATCCTCTGTGTAGCGGTATTTGTTGTGCAGAGCCTGGCAGAAGTGATGTTTTCTGGGTCAGCAGTAAGGCGATTCGTCTATGATTGGTTGGCACTCGGAATAGAAAATATTCTCAATTTCAAAATTTGGACTTTATTCAGTTATTCCCTACTGCATGGCGGCTTGCTGCATATCCTGTTTAATTTGCTAATCATAGTCATGATTGGCACTGCTCTCCAACGGGACATTGGAGAAAAGGCAGTGACGATGCTGACGATTCAATCGATCGTGGCCGGAGCTGTGGGATTTTTATTGGTCAACTTTCAACGGGAGGACTCGATCGTCCTGGGGGCTTCAGCCGCAGCTGTTGGAATTTTGGTCACCTACTGTTTGCTCCACTACGAGCGCCCTATTACATTTATGCTGTTTTTGGTCCTCCCAGTAACAGTCCGCGCCAAATGGATTCTGTGGATCACTGTCGGAATCGATTGCTTCCTGTTATTGACCCGAGAACTCCCTGGAGCAACAGCCGGTAGCTCCATAGCGCATTCAGCTCACCTAGGCGGCGCGATTGCAGGTTTTCTTTTCTTTCGCTTTGCCCTCGGTGGCGAATTCGCATTCGGGCTGCCCAGTTTCGGGAAGAAGTCTACTAGCGAAACATGGCGTCCCAAAGGCTTCCGTGATGCTGCAGAGTCTGCTCCACCCAAATCAAAATTTTCTTACCGCCCCAGTAAACAAGTCGTGAATGTGGAAAACAAAGGCGACTTCGAAAAGGAGGTAGATCGCATCCTAGAGAAAATCTCAAAGGATGGCATGGGAGCCCTCACTGCGGACGAACGGGCCGTTTTGGAAAAAAAGGCGAGCACCATGCAACGCCGTTGACCAGCCATTCCCGAAATACACCCAATCAACTTTTTATCATGACCGCATATATCCATCGAATCACTCGCTGTAGCTGGATACTCACCGTTCTCTTTATCGGTGTTTATTCCGGCGCGTTTGGGCAAAACGCGGACACGGAGCAAGAAGAACTCAAGCCGGCAGAGCCGCTCAAAGCAACCACCATGATGCGGCGGGAAACGCAGTGGGTCGTGGGCATGGTCGAACGCGCCCATTACACTCAACGAGCCATTTCAGAGCTGGACTATGAGACTTTTATCACCAGCTACATGGCGGATCTCGACACCAACCACCTCTACTTTCTACAGGAGGATGTGGATGAATTTTCGATCCGCTTTGCTAATAGCATGCGCGGTTGGTTGCGTCGAGGTGACCTCTATCCAGCTTTTGAAATCTTCAATCGCTTCCGCGAGAACGCTCTAGAACGCATTCGTTGGATCGAAACACGTCTCGATTCTCCTTTTAATTTCACCTCAGCTGAGTCGTATCGCCCCGATCGTGAGGAAGAAGGCTGGCCTCTCTCGAATGAGGATGCCAACACGATCTGGGAACGTCGCCTCACCTACGAACTACTTAATGAAGTGCTTCCCGATGTCATGGAAGCCAAAGATGAGCTCGATGACGAAGCCAGCGAGGAGGCTCTTATCCAGGCCGGTGTAACAGCCCTGGATAAAGCTCTTCCAGAAGCTGTGGATAAACTGAAACGCCGCTATCAGCGTTGGCGTGAAAGTCTTCTCGAAATCGACAGTCACTCCGTCCAAGAAACCTACATCACCGCGTTGACTCATCTCTACGACCCGCACTCCACCTTTATGTCAGCAGACACGATGGAGGACTTCGCGATGTCGATGCGCAACTCATTCGTCGGCATCGGTGCCCTGCTATTTGATGAGGATGGATACTGCACCATCCGAGAACTCCTCCCCGGAGGTCCCGCTGAACGCAGTCGTGAATTAGCCTCTGGAGACGTCATTGTCGGTGTGGGGCAAGGACGCGAGGGCAATTTCGTCGATGTCATCGACATGAATCTCAAGAAGATCGTAAAACTCATTAAAGGTGAGCGCAGAACACTGGTACGCCTAAAGATACGACCGAATCCAGAAAGCGCAGAAGAGAGGATTATCTCCCTCGTCCGCGACGAGATTAAACTCACTGCAAACCTCGCCAGTGCAGAGATCCATGAAGTTCCTATGGGCGAACAGACCGTTGCGGTGGGTGTGGTAGATCTTCCCTCATTTTACGGCGGAGAGGGCGCAGAAGTGAACAGCACGACTGCCGACGTCGAGGAGCTCATCGGAAAACTTTCCACTACCATGTCAGTCCAAGGGCTGGTCCTCGATTTGAGGCGTAATGGTGGAGGCCTACTCTCTGAAGCGATCAGCCTGACCGGCCTATTCATCCCAGAAGGACCCGTCGTGCGCGTGCGCGATACACTGGAAAATACGCGCGACCGCTTCGATGAAGACTCATCTTATGTTTGGAGGGGTCCATTATCGGTCCTTGTTTCGCGTTACAGCGCTTCAGCGTCCGAAATCGTCGCAGGGGCACTTCAGGCTCATGACCGAGCGATTATCGTAGGCGATGAAAACACGCATGGGAAGGGCACCGTGCAGGCAATTTTTGAAATGCCTAACCGTTCTTTACTTTCCCAACTCACAGCTGAAAACACAGGCGCAGCCAAAATCACTATCCAAAAATTCTATCTTCCTAACGGATCCTCTACCCAGCACCTCGGTGTATCGTCTGATATCGATATGCCTACGATAAATACGCTCCTTCCCATCGGCGAGTCCGACCATGACAATGCCCTACCTTGGGACACGATCGAACCAGTTCGATGGGGTATGCGCACAGACGAGTTTCCTGACATTTCTTGGCTCAATACCGATATCCGCTCCATGCTCCTTGAGCGCAGTACTGAGCGCCAGGAGCTCTTGCCGGAGTTCGATTATATCCGTGGATACATCGAATGGTTCAAACGCGAACGAAAGAAAGAACTCGTGTCACTGAATCTCGAGCAGCGCATTTCAGAGCGCAAACAAAACAGCGAACTGCGCGATGAGATGGATGAAGAGCTACGGAGACTGGCAGAATACAATTTCTCAAAAAGCGAAATTCTGCTCAAAATCCAGGAGGAACAAGATGCCCTTGCCGAGCAGTTTGAAAAGGATATCGCCGAAATTCGCGCCGAGGATGAACAAGCTGATAACGAAGAAAAGTCTGAGTCAGAAGAAGTCGCCCAAATCGAGGAAGAAGAGGAGGTCGAGGATCTTCCCGACTTTGATATCTACCTTCGAGAAGCACTGCGCATCACCCGCGACTGGGTTGCGCTTGAGAGTGGCTCTTTAGCTGAGGTCGTAAATACACCAGAAAAGATGCTGGTTAAAAAAGATACAGCTGTATCTATAGAGGCAGCTACGCCTCAACTTTGAGTCTCCGGCAACTAACCCGACACGTTGCCCTAGTCGGTAATCTGCCCTTGGCCGATAATCTGGTATTTATAAGTGCATAGCTCTTTTAGGCCCATGGGACCACGAGCATGTAAACGATCCGTGGAGATCCCGATTTCTGCACCCAGACCGAAGGCATAACCGTCCGTAAATCGTGTCGATACGTTCCAATAGACTGTAGCCGAATCGACTCCATTGAGGAAAAGCTCGGCAGCAGCAGCATCTTCGGTCACGATAGCATCAGAATGAGCTGAGCCGTAGCGGTTGACGTGAGATACCGCCTCCTTGATTGAATTCACGACTTTTATCGTAACGATCTTGTCGAGATATTCCGTGTAAAGATCCTGCTCTTCAGCAGGTGAAAATTTGATGCCCGAGGCACGTAGAAGAATAGCCACCGCAGCGCCATCGACCCGGAGTTCAACATCTTCATCTTGGAGAGCCTTACAGAGCTGAGGCAGCAGGGTTTTCGCGATCTCGGCATGAATAAAAATATTCTCGATCGCGTTGCACGCACTGGGCTTCTGAACCTTGGCATTGATGGCAATCTTGATTGCCATCTCTGGATCAGCTGCCTGGTCAATGAAAAGATTACAGATACCTTGGAAATGTTTTATGACCGGGATGGTCGAGTTTTCGGCCACATAGCGGATAAGCCCGTCACCACCACGAGGAATGATGCAGTGGATATATTCATCGAGCTTGAGCAGGTGTTGCATAGCCTGGCGGTCGGTAGTCGGGACCAGCTGAACCATAGCGGTATCCTGACCGTGTGCTTTGAGCGCTCGGTTAATAAGCTCGTTGAGAAACGCGTTCGAGTGGAATGCCTCTTTTCCACCACGTAAGATGGCAGCATTACCTGATTTCAGACAAAGAATGGCACAATCGACCGTAACGTTAGGACGCGACTCGTAGATGATTCCAATGACGCCTATGGGCACGCGCACTTTGTCTATCTTCATGCCGTTGGGGTGATTGACACTTTCGATGACTTCGCCAACGGGATCTTCCAAACTAACGACCTGCCGGACACCATCTACCATGGTCGCAATGCGTTTGTCGTTTAGCTCGAGCCGATCAATCAAAGATGCAGACAGATTGGCGCCCTTGGCATAGTCGATATCTTGGTTGTTGGCTATTTTGAGGCCGTCCGCATGCTGTTCAATGAGGTCAGCCAGAGTCCTTAAGATCGCGTTTTTTGTCTCGGTCGGGAGCACAGCCAGCTTCAAGGCAGCCGAGCGGGCTTGTTTAGCCAGCTCAGTCATCTGATCCTTCAAATCGACTTCTACATGCGACATACTCATGTAGAAACCCTGAACCATTGATGCCTCCAGCACAAGTCCTGAGCAAAGTGGCTATAATTCTTTAGTTTCCTTAAGATTGAGTTGCGCTCGTCGACCCTACAAAGGTCCAGAATCGATCCGATCAACCACTCGTTTCTTGAATAGCACAGGAAAAACTCAACCGGCCGTAGAGGCAGATACGCGTGAAATGCCCGCATTCAGAGGCAGTTCACCAGCTTGGGCGATTCAATATGCACCCGAAGCTGAGTTTCCTCCAGGAACTGTGGAAGCGATTACCGAGGTCCTCGTGATCGAAAGTAACGAGTCTAATTTTCAACACCTGCGTCACCTGTTACCTCCCACGCACAGTTGCGATTTTGAGTTCCACTGGACTCAGAGCCTCGACAAAGCACGCCGGATGATCGAACAACGACCCTGGGATCTCGTTTTTTTCGATCTCAACATGGCCGCTGAAGAGCACACCGAACCGGTCCTGAAAGAGATCGAGGAAATTTCTGCTAAACTGCCGTTGATCATACTCACTGATATGGCACATGAGCGCCTCGCCCGCGATGCCATCCGTCGTGGAGCACAAGACTACATGATCAAGGGTGAAGATACAGCTGCGGCCCTGCATCGTAGCATCTGGGCCGCCATGGATCGCTTCAATCTGACCCGAGACCTAAAGGGGAAAACTCAGGCGCTTGAACAGGCCTTTTGGCAAAAACATCAGTTTCTCAACACCCTCACTCACGAGATTAAGACACCAATGAACGGTATCCGTGGAGGCGTGCAACTGCTGCGCGAAGACTGTATGGGTCAGGAACAACTCGATAGCCTGGATTTAATCGACGTCGCTATTGGTAATTTGATGAGCCTGATCGATAACCTTCTAGAACATGGTAAGGCCGAAGCAGGGCAACTTGAGCTACGACGCGAGCCCGTGAGCATTTTCGATATTACAGACCCAGTAATGGGAACTTTCACCATGGCCTGTGAAGTAAAAGGTATTCGGTTAGAATGGGATATAAAAGATCCCATGCCGGAAACCGTAAATGTCGATCGGGTGCGTCTCCACCAAGTTATATCAAACCTTGTCGGTAATGCAGTAAAGTTTACTAGGATCGGCGAAATTCGACTCTCCTGCTACCACGATGACATCGCCAACACCCTTCACTTCTCTGTCAGCGATTCAGGTTGCGGCATTTCTGAAGATGACCAAAAGACCATTTTTCAACCCTACAACCAAGGCCATGACTGTGATCTTTCCCAAGCTGCAAAAGGAACTGGCTTGGGCCTGGCTATATGCCGAGAGTATGTGAAGTTGATGGGGGGTGAAATCTCTGTGCACAGTGAAGTGGGTCAAGGCGCCACCTTCGCATTTTATCTCCCAGTGGGTTGATGTAATTTGTCTAGTTCCGCAGTTCGCCGCTGACCGATTGCTCTAGTCCACAAATGCCAAAGCCGCTTCAGGATCGGTAACTTGGGCGATCGTATCGTTGATGATCGGATACTCGTAACGCTCACCTTGAAAATTACGCATTATAATCCGATCTTCTCGGACTTCCTGGACATACTCAGGGTTAATCGGAATTTTCCCACCGCCACCTGGAGCATCGATAACAAATTGAGGGATACCATAGCCAGATGTGTGACCACGAAGATGTTTGATGATTTCGATACCCTTGCGCACATCCGCGCGCAAATGGCGGGAACCTGTGATCAGATCACACTGGTAAAGATAGTAAGGCCGAACTCGCATCATGAGCAAACGATGGACTAGCGAGCGCATCGTATCGCCGTCATCGTTGACTCCGCGCAACAAAACAGACTGATTGCCCAACGGGACGCCTCCTTCACAAGTAAGACGTTCGCAGGCTGAACGAAGCTCCTCAGTACACTCACGGGGATGATTGACATGAATACTCATCCAAATCGGGCCGTGTTTGCGAAAGACCTCACACAGCTCTGGAGTAATGCGCTGGGGCATGAAAACCGGAATACGTGAACCGATACGAATAAACTCGATGTGCTTTATCGCACGTAAACAACCCAGGAGGTAATCGAGTTTCTTCTCATTGAGCAGCAAAGGATCTCCGCCGGATAACAGCACATCACGGATCTGCGGATGGGTCTCTATGTAGCGCAATCCCTCTTCAAACTCAGGATGGAAATTATAGTCTTGAGCATTCGAAACGAGGCGGCTGCGCGTGCAATAACGGCAATATGAAGCGCAGCGATCAGTAACGAGAAAGAGCACGCGATCAGGATATCTGTGAATAATACCTTCGACTGGCTTCGTATTATCTTCACCCACCGGATCAAGCAGCTCTTCGGGTGATGTCTTCATCTCGCCATCGCGAGGAATGACTTGGCGGCGGATGGGACAGTCGGGGTCGTTGACGTCGATGAGGTTGAAGAAATAAGGGGTGATCGCGAGAGCCAGCTTGCTGTTTGAAAAATAACATCCAGCGCGTTCTTCAGGAGTCAGCTCGAGATAATTCTCCAATTGGTCGACTGAGGTGATCCGGTTCTGAAGCTGCCACCTCCAGCGCTTCCAATCTTTCTCCGGCACGTGAGACCAATGGCCTTGCCCGCTAAACCATGATTCGTGAGCGTCTTGAGGATACATATGCGTCAATCGTTGGAATAAACCAATAAAGCTTTTAGCGAGTATTGATGTATTTACATTTGTCAATGGATTCGCCAGAACGAAGGAGTGCAATGCGAAAAAATTAGTGAAGGCCTAAAAGCGCTATCAGATCCGATGCGGCGACGGATTCTTGCGCAGCTTCCAGATGAAGCAAATTGCACACGGGGTAATAATGTTTCTCAGCTGGCCGATACACTAGGAGCCCCACAACCCAGTATTTCGCATCACTTGAAAGTGCTACGGATGGCGGGTCTTGTCGATTTTCGCAAAATGTGCCGCGATGTTTTTTATTGGCGCAACCCAGATGCGCTCCATCGCCTGATCGATGGCATGGGCGATTCCATCAGTTTTGATTTGCGGGAAAAAAGCGAGCCGGTAGCAAAGAGTTAATGTACGAATCTAGCATCCTCGCTTTTGAAGATGGCACGGTTTTCCGTGGCCGCGGCTTTGGCGCCGAAACGACTACTGTAGGGGAAGCCTGCTTTAATACCAGCATGACGGGTTATCAAGAAGTCCTTACTGACCCTTCATACCACGGTCAGATCGTGACCATGACCGCTTCGCAGATCGGAAACTATGGTATCAATCTTGAGGACCCAGAGTCTTCTCATCCTCAGGTGAAAGGCTTTGTCATCCGAGAATTGTCACCCTGCATCAGTAATTGGCGTAGCCAGCAGGACTTAGACTCTTATTTAGCTGAGCATGGCATTCCAGGGATTGAAGGTTTGGACACGCGCGCCATAACGAAAAAATTGCGCATGGCCGGAGCGCTCAAATGCTGCCTATCAACAGCGGAAATTTCAGTCGAGGAGGCGGTGGAGCGCGCACGCAGCTGGGAGGGGTTAGTAGGCTCGGACTATGTATCAAAAGTGACTTGTGATGCGCCCTACGAATTTGATCCAGAGGGTGAAGAAAGTACGGTATTTTCCGTGCCGGGCACATCTCTGAACGCTATGGAGCCCATCACCCAACGATTCAAGGTCGCTGCCTTCGATTTGGGTGCCAAAAAGTCTATCTTTAAGCGATTGAAACTGCACGGCTTCGACGTCCACGTCTTTCCGGCAAATGCAAGCGCAGACGCCGTAAAGGAGGTAAAGCCCGACTGTCTCTTTCTCAGCAACGGACCCGGAGATCCATCAGTGGTTTCTTATGCACATCAAACGGTGAAAAGTTTGATTGAGCACTACCCCACTTTTGGAATCTGCATGGGCCATCAAATCCTGACCCATGCGATGGGAGCAAAGACTTTCAAACTCAAGTTCGGGCATCGTGGCGGCAACCAGCCGGTCAAGAATGTCGAAACAGGCCGTGTTTCGATCACTTCTCAAAATCATGGTTTTGCTTCTTCAAAAGAAGAACTCGAGCGCGTCGGGGCAATCGTCACTGAGATCAATCTGAACGACGAAACCGTTGAAGGCATTCGCCATAAGGACCTCCCCGTGTT
Above is a window of Opitutales bacterium DNA encoding:
- a CDS encoding carboxy terminal-processing peptidase, with the protein product MTAYIHRITRCSWILTVLFIGVYSGAFGQNADTEQEELKPAEPLKATTMMRRETQWVVGMVERAHYTQRAISELDYETFITSYMADLDTNHLYFLQEDVDEFSIRFANSMRGWLRRGDLYPAFEIFNRFRENALERIRWIETRLDSPFNFTSAESYRPDREEEGWPLSNEDANTIWERRLTYELLNEVLPDVMEAKDELDDEASEEALIQAGVTALDKALPEAVDKLKRRYQRWRESLLEIDSHSVQETYITALTHLYDPHSTFMSADTMEDFAMSMRNSFVGIGALLFDEDGYCTIRELLPGGPAERSRELASGDVIVGVGQGREGNFVDVIDMNLKKIVKLIKGERRTLVRLKIRPNPESAEERIISLVRDEIKLTANLASAEIHEVPMGEQTVAVGVVDLPSFYGGEGAEVNSTTADVEELIGKLSTTMSVQGLVLDLRRNGGGLLSEAISLTGLFIPEGPVVRVRDTLENTRDRFDEDSSYVWRGPLSVLVSRYSASASEIVAGALQAHDRAIIVGDENTHGKGTVQAIFEMPNRSLLSQLTAENTGAAKITIQKFYLPNGSSTQHLGVSSDIDMPTINTLLPIGESDHDNALPWDTIEPVRWGMRTDEFPDISWLNTDIRSMLLERSTERQELLPEFDYIRGYIEWFKRERKKELVSLNLEQRISERKQNSELRDEMDEELRRLAEYNFSKSEILLKIQEEQDALAEQFEKDIAEIRAEDEQADNEEKSESEEVAQIEEEEEVEDLPDFDIYLREALRITRDWVALESGSLAEVVNTPEKMLVKKDTAVSIEAATPQL
- a CDS encoding assimilatory sulfite reductase (NADPH) flavoprotein subunit, with the protein product MLPDHAPFSPQQKQSVEGLIATLSPEQQSWLSAYLAGLSTSVAPVATAPATKPKVTVLYGTESGNSESLADQTSKRLKGAGYKPKVVNMADYDVALLPKEEVLLTICSTWGDGDPPADAEPFFDALMAEDVAKMEHTRFSVLGLGDTSYEKFCQCGKDLDSRFVALGAQRLSDRVDSDVEFDKPFEDWLGAIEKALGAGAAPVTAVATTTTVASPAVEYTKKNPFPSPVLERVNLNGAGSAKETIHVELGLEGSGLTYKPGDALGVVPTNAPELIEDFLKATGLKAEDSWNGSPLGDQLVTDFDIRTLSKTFAKKYAKAAGNSDLDALLNDAEKLDNYMWGREIPDLIQDYPAKSTLELPQMMELLRGLTPRLYSIASSLKAHPDEVHLTVGVVRYQTGERLRGGICSTYLADRCGDAINVPTYIHTNKNFFLPEDTDTPIIMVGPGTGIAPFRAFIEERAAIGAQGKSWLFFGDQHFATDFLYQLEWQDYFKSGDLTKIDLAFSRDTAQKVYVQHRMQERAKDLYAWLEEGAYFYVCGDASRMAKDVHNTLIDVVAQESGKSREDAEAYVKALQKEKRYQRDVY
- a CDS encoding glutamate-5-semialdehyde dehydrogenase; amino-acid sequence: MSHVEVDLKDQMTELAKQARSAALKLAVLPTETKNAILRTLADLIEQHADGLKIANNQDIDYAKGANLSASLIDRLELNDKRIATMVDGVRQVVSLEDPVGEVIESVNHPNGMKIDKVRVPIGVIGIIYESRPNVTVDCAILCLKSGNAAILRGGKEAFHSNAFLNELINRALKAHGQDTAMVQLVPTTDRQAMQHLLKLDEYIHCIIPRGGDGLIRYVAENSTIPVIKHFQGICNLFIDQAADPEMAIKIAINAKVQKPSACNAIENIFIHAEIAKTLLPQLCKALQDEDVELRVDGAAVAILLRASGIKFSPAEEQDLYTEYLDKIVTIKVVNSIKEAVSHVNRYGSAHSDAIVTEDAAAAELFLNGVDSATVYWNVSTRFTDGYAFGLGAEIGISTDRLHARGPMGLKELCTYKYQIIGQGQITD
- a CDS encoding P1 family peptidase — translated: MTPLRPALLIFVSSVIFAETPRESGIDFPGNPGPHNAITDVNGVTVGHTQVIKDQDNGTPLARSGVTALLPRGTTHDPVFAGIHALNGNGEMTGAHWIKESGFLEGPIMITNTHSIGAVHEGTILWMRERAYHDGGLAALPAIAETWDGFLNDINGLHVRPQHAIEALDTASSGPVSQGNVGGGTGMVCFRFKGGIGSSSRVFEIEGTEYTLGVLVQANFGRRRDFTLRGIPVGKLLPEGRAPLPKRGAPAQTEPEGNSIIAIVATDVPLLPHQLERVAQRVSLGVGQTGGTGKNSSGDIFIAFSTANQGAWSDPGSSYHTLSAINNGSIDPVFDATIQATEEAIINALFAAETMTGRAGNTVFELPEDEVVELFEK
- a CDS encoding rhomboid family intramembrane serine protease; the encoded protein is MQSPYRPQKLGFLVVFAILCVAVFVVQSLAEVMFSGSAVRRFVYDWLALGIENILNFKIWTLFSYSLLHGGLLHILFNLLIIVMIGTALQRDIGEKAVTMLTIQSIVAGAVGFLLVNFQREDSIVLGASAAAVGILVTYCLLHYERPITFMLFLVLPVTVRAKWILWITVGIDCFLLLTRELPGATAGSSIAHSAHLGGAIAGFLFFRFALGGEFAFGLPSFGKKSTSETWRPKGFRDAAESAPPKSKFSYRPSKQVVNVENKGDFEKEVDRILEKISKDGMGALTADERAVLEKKASTMQRR